Within Spinacia oleracea cultivar Varoflay chromosome 4, BTI_SOV_V1, whole genome shotgun sequence, the genomic segment ttatttatttggaatgaacatttactattttggaaatgaacatttatttatttatttggaaataaactacaaaaatgaacatttactatttctgaaatgaacatttactatttcggaaatgaacatttatttggaatgaacatttactattttggaaatgaacatttatttggaaataaacaatataggcgcttgtaaaaacataaaagaccaatgaagtgaacaatttcattatgaacattaaccatatatttattgtgaacaaacaaataaacaaaaaagaacaaataattcaacaaaaaagaacaaacaatataaaaaagaacataaaattccagaaaaaagaacaaacaatacaacaattatgaacaattttatgatgaattttaaagccaacctgaaagaacaaacaatacaacaataactttgatgaatgaatttaaaaaacaacaagaaagaacaaacagtacaacaagaaagaacaagcaatacaaaaagaaagaataaaaagattaatgaagagtttaattatgaacattaaccatatgattattataaacaaacaaataaacaagaaagaacaaacaatataaaaaagaacataaaattccagaagaaagaacaaaaattacaacaattatgaaaatttgatgatgaatttaaagaacaagaagaaagaacaaacagtacaacaagaaagaacaaacagtacaataagaatgaacaaacggtacaataaaaaagaacaaactgtcgacaagaatgaacaaacaatatgagcgcgtcgttttagggggtacagccagagctggctgtacccgggtacagcagttaaCGATTGTAATACTTGAAAGAATTACATCTGATTGATACTCGTACAAGGTTATCCACAGATCATATTTATAATTATGTAAAACAAAAGATAACAACTTGCATATTGACCCATTAATCATTATAGAGTACTTTAGATCCAAAATTTTCTAACATATTTAATTTCTAAATGATGCTCAAATTACAAATCGATCTACTTGATCATTTGATAATCATCAAGTAAAAGAATAGATATATGAaattagtgtttttttttttttctccaaaTACTCTTCAAAATTTCTGTATTGTTCTCATGTACAAGAACATATACGAAAGTATAATATTTTTTACCtatctttttttttcaataggtaagaagaagggacCCTAACTGAACCAGCACCTAGCACAGGTTAACCAGCCCAGCTCCGCAATGTTTTTTACCTATCAAAACCCACAAATTTGATCAAACGTATCACTTGTGTTTCTTTATACAAATCTCTTCTCCTAAAATCtaacaaaacaagaaaaaaaagagtGTGGAAAAATACAAAATAAGACTACTAATGATGCATGTTACTAGTactaattaatattattaacaaTACCACAATTGATACTACTATTATTATGTGAAACTTTAGACCCTTTATTTTTCCTCAACAATTGATTCAAACTCCGCCACCACCACTTCCTCCTCTTGTGGACCCCGGTGATGTAACTCTTACTCTTCCTAACGAGCCCACCACGCACTTCCGGCGGCCGGTAACTCCGGATCAACGCCCACTTAACACCGTAAAAAAACGGATGCTTCTTAATCTCCGCCGCTCCTCTAATGGCCCCCATCCTTTTACGTGGGTCCTTGACCAACAACTTCTCAATAAGATCCTTTGCAGCCACCATATCCTTATCATCCTCaacctctctctcctccacatACCCAAATTTCATGTCCCTAGACGACGCTATATTTCTTAGCGTCGCCTCCTTGTTAACCCCCTTGAACGGCGTCGTCCCATATAGTAACTCATACAGCAACACCCCAAACCCCCACCAATCAACGCCGTTACCGTGACCGTTACCGCTAACTAATTCTGGAGCTAGATACTCGTGGGTTCCAACGCAGGACTTGGAGAATGCTCCGGTAGGCTCCGCCACAAACTCATCCCTCCCCGTCGTCTTATCTGATCTTCTCCTCCTCCTTGATTTAACTCTACCCGTCTGATTAGAGTCATGATCACACCTCTCAATCTTCGCCGTCACGTCAGATTTAAAGCAAAGATCAAAATCAGACAACATGATATGCCCATCTTCTTTAAGAAGAATATTCTCCGGTTTAAGATCCCGATAAACTACCCCTAACGAGTGGAGATATTCCAACGCCACCAAAACCTCAGCGGCGTAAAATTTCACCGCGGAGGCCGGTAGCCGGTAATTCGGCTGTTTACGAAGAAGAGAATGAAGGTCCCCACCAGAACAGTAATCAATCAAAAGACACGTGTAATGCGAGACCTCAACATGAGCGTAGAGTGTAGGGAGAAAAGGGTGGTCTAGCAAGGAGAGGATCTCCGCCTCAGTTTGTACATGGGAGAGttttttaggagagagagaatCTTTATCAACAACTTTAAGGGCAAAATGGGAATTAGGGCTAGAATGGTGGTAATCTCTAATACGGCAAAGGAAAACACGGCCGAGATTCCCCGTACCGAGGATGCGGAGGAGTTTAAGGTGGCGGAGGTGAAGACGACCGTCAGGGGAGAGATTAGTGGCGGCATGGATAGCAGACCAGTGTGGATCCTCCCGCCTGTGAGGGCGGATGATgttctggtggtggtggtgtgttGGGCCCGCGGTGGTGGAGATTCGCTCGTTAAAGCTGAGAGTTAAGCTGCTTCGAGCAAGGCTGCTGCGCGCGCTAGAAGAGCCGAAGGTTCTGTCAGTAGTGGTGGACGTGAAACTCAAATCAAGATCGGTGTCTTGAGAATAATAAAATGTATCGTCgtccatttttattattatttttgatattttctttGGGTTTTGGGTTTGAGGTTGTTTGTGTGAAAATGATGGTAATGCAATGGAAGGGGGATGTGTTTGGGTTGGTTTATATAGGAAAGAGAATTAGAAAAAGGGTTAGAGAGAGTAAATGAGTATTAAATGAGAGTTGACTAAAAAGTGATGGAGAGAAAAAGATTGGGGATCCTAAggtaaaaagataaaattaagTAAAATTAAATGGAGGGGTTTGACTAATAAATGAAGTagaagtgaggaagaagagagTAAATTACTAATTTAAGTGGGTGGTTCAGGGAATTGAAGGCTCCTGCTGACAATGAGGGCTTCTTAGGCGACAATGCAGCGTCACTGTTGGGTGTTTTGTCAAGTTGAAATACCCTCTAGGTTTAAGTTTATTTACTAAATATTCTCTTTATTTCAGTAATTCAACAAATAATCTTGATGTTTTattttctcgcatgacttaCCTCTGCCGTTAAGTGGCAGTTAGAAACTTTATTTCACTAGATGCCCCTGTAAACTTTATTTCCCCAGATACCCGTGTGGTTTCATATGTTTTCcagatatttcatgaaatacccccgagttttgccttaattcaccaaatgcccatcaagtttcaataattcaccaaatacccctcacaaatgacttaatacccgaAATACCTCTTCATGACATCATCATCCTTATAATCAACCAATTACGATCTAATTACCCGCCTAATCCCTAATTAACCCCTAATTCCTAATTACCCACCCAATTCCcccattaacccacccatttctttttcttttctctctcccttcccTTCTTCCATTAACCCACCTTCCTTCTTCCCTGACCTTTCTCTCTCCCCCGTCTTTCTTCCATTAAATGGTTATGATACAACTACGAAAGAGTATGCACAGAAATGGAGGCGGCGGCTGCTCTCACTGTTCCCACTATTGCCGGTTTCTCTTCGTCATCATCCACATCCTCATTTTCCGGCAACAGTGGGCTCTTCCTCCACCGTTGTTTCCACCTACCGAAGAACAATATCAAAGTCAAGTCACCGGCGACATACTCTATTCGTGCCACCCCtttctcttcctcaccaccatCACACACAACCACCGACATCGAGGAATAAGGGAAGGGTTAACATCGACAACGTGCGTGGGTAAGTCTGGGCCGGGCAAGCGCCGGCGGTGCGTGGCCGGCTAACCCGGATCTACATTAGGTGGGCGAGTCGACgccctctctcctccttccttccTTCTCCCTCTGCTCGCCGCCCTCCTTCTCTTTCTGTCACTCTCCCCTTCCCCTGAGTATTATGGCCTGAAAATTGAAGTTTGGGTCCGATGATAGTGCTGGCAACTAAGGTTTTACTTTGATTTGAAACTTCAATTTGATTTCTGCAATGGCGACTAAGGCCTGATTTTAAGGGCTGTTGAAACTTCAATTTGATTTTTCCTTTGAATTGAAGAACTTGCGATGTATCGGACTAGTAGAATGAATTTCTGGGAATGTTTTAGGGGTTTTGATTTCTGTAATGGCGAGGGTTTGGCGGTGGTTGCGGAGGAAAGGGAAAGAATTTGAAGGAAAATTCAGGGAAGAAAGAAGGGGGAGAgaggaaagaaaaggaaaaaggaaaatatgGGTTAATGGGAAATAGGCatgggtgggttaatgggtTAATTGAGTTGATTAAGAGTTGATGATGTCATGGGAAATACCCCCTATGTTTTCTGATCATTTCACCAGACACCCCTGCTCACTAACggctattttttaaaaaaaaactagtcGTTGTACTATCTCAATATAAAGGAGGAGGGGCAGCAGCACCTTATATGTTCGATTTTGTTTTGTGGTTATATGTTCTGTTGCATGCAACTAAAACTTAAATCTCTGGGGTATTTCGTGAAAAAtccgtattaaaaaaaaattggagtgaaattcaaaagaaagaatagaattcaataggTAAATTTGCGTAAAAAGACTTTTATAGTTCAATATTTGCGAGAAAGCACTTTATAAATTTTTTGAGTGAAGTCATATCTTAAACTAAAATTTCTTTGCGAGAGACAACCTGTTCCTACTTTCCGACTTGGACTTCAATTTTCCGGCCTTTAACCTCTCATTATTAAAGTAAATGCAAATAAAATGAGAACTGAGTAGTTATGAAAAGAACATGGACCGGGAATAGAGGGTGGGGAGATGCAGATAGAACGGTTAGTCGGCGGGAAAGTCACGTGGTGACGTGTTGGTGGTGAAGTTATATGCATGGGGCGGAGTAAAACGAGTTATGGCCGATGTTTGATGCCTTTCTTTATATggagtacggagtatatttccaaaatgactcATCATTTATCAATTATCCTTTCATACAAGACGCGTATTTTAAGCTTAAAGTCACGACTCAAGGTTTACCTACTTTTTAACCATCCATTTACTTTTGATTATGGATGACAACGGGTTTAGGAACTTACCATAATCCTGTTAGATCTTACTTTAAATTATTAGGATATGGGTCTTAATTTTAGACTTTATAATTAAGGTAAGGCTAGGTTGTGGATATATGATTTATTGGGTAGCGTAGGataatggattaatttttcAGATTCGGACTCTATCCATAGACCCTTAAAACTCATATCCTACACAGACCCGTTCCATACCCTAAACCCTACTCATACCATACTAGACCCATAGGTTCGGATAAGAGTCTTGTAATTTTAGACCTTATATggtaagggtagggtatgggtataGGTTTAGGGTCTGAGTATTGTTAAACCTTATCCACACCTtatagggtaagggtagggtctgatttgactaaaatattaccaacaaAATATTTAGCAAAGTTATTACTGTGTGGTATccattattgccataatttataaagtaatatttttccatatataaattgtttataaaaaaagggttttggatcctctagagttctaaaataactctacgAGGTAGAGTTTTagcatatcaaccattgaatgaaaaatcaatggtttATATATTATCTTTTCAAAATTTCCCTTATTTTTTCTCATCTATATGatccattgattttaaaatgtatggtttagatataattctaccttgtagagttttattaaaactctagaggatccggactcTTATAAAAGAGGGTAGagaataaataacataaaaCTGATAcactttttggaaattgaattttggcGGGAAATTTTTGCACGAGGAAGTGACACGCCCCATTCCTGATGTatgttttagtataaagtaaTAGATATGTTAACTTATAATTGTTCAGGTATTATTAATTATGTGCTTGATAATTCAGAACAAAATGATGCTAATGATGATCCGAATCGTATGTTGTTGTGGGCCAAGGtacttgacttgttcttttagtctatctatttgttttttgttttttttataatattcagctaaaagaacaaaataaaaacacgtgcattgttctcattatgcactctttaaGAATTTTTCATTTCTCTTTCTTTGTTATTCTTTCATTATAAttcctattttttcattttccataTAGATATAATATTTGTACTTATGAAtcataaccattagtcattttagaattttagaaatacattttagagagagaaataagaGATGATTTATATCCAGCTCTCAACAAATGAGAGAtcttttgagagagaaagagtgagataGTGAGTGAAAGCTTCGTCTCTCTCTCAATTTCCTTCAGAATTATTTATTCTTAGTTGAAAATGAGTGAATGTAGTTTTCGTAAAAAATATGATCAACATCAAGAGAATCGCAAGAgtgcatgatatttttcgaggaTTTTTCAGATTGAGAtcagtttttgaagattttaataTACTCATGTTGCTGATGAGTTTTGATCGAGTGTTTCGGGTACACTTTTTTGTGCTTTcatataatgttcttttcaaattGTTATGTGCTTTTTTCataacttgattttttttgtctCACTCTACATAATTTATTCataaaatgtttttttaaatCTATAGATAGTTCTTATTTATAcaggtaataataataataataataacttattaaaacttaaataataataataataataataacaatatttttaataaatctaTGTGTAACTGAATTATTAACATAATTAAGGTTTAAAAagaataaatacggagtatacgttttaaaagaacataattaaagtttttttttattattaaattagAACACACTTTCAAATTAAAAGAATAAATTATtctaaaaaaacaaacacaacgtttaaaatgaacatagaTCTCATTTTAACTCTTAATACAATTATcgtatatatttctttttaaaaaataacaaattactattttaaaccattaatgaatttatttaaaaaatagacCGACTTAAATTGAGATACTATTTGCGTATGTTACGGAGTACTATCttaatttaagttcattaaatttttgtttaacttatctttatttttttttgaggtatATTTATCTGTAATTGACTTATTACTCAAATTTGAAACAATTACTTAATTGAAATATTTCAGCTCCAAGAATTGATTTCCGCAGATTAACTCATTTAATCGAGGAAAATgctacatgtacacctagtgtacaagaTTTTCATGTACACCACCATTAATTTGTTGGCCATcatcaaacccactaaaaaatgagaatgaaaGACAATAAATATGACATTTAAACCAATAGAAAAGCATGGTGTATAAGATGtcttgtacactaggtgtacatgtagtagGATCCTTCAATCAAATTCCTTATGTTCATCGGTGTgagtgttagaatccaaccttcatTACTTGTATTTTGCTTTTCTATTTCTTTCTAGGACCTCTCTAATAATTTTCTAAGCTTTAATTAGATAGAATTATTATATTTCTGTCAATCAAACGTTCATTAGAAGTttaaagctaattcaaaataaacccgAGGGATATGGACCAATACCCCTCGTCAGACGTTGTCTTTGCTTAATCACTTGCGTTGTTGGTAACCTTTATAGACATTATGTTGTCGCATGTTTTtaaacttttcaagactcaataaATTAGGCTTTCCAAAAAAGATACATTCTTGTCATCGGTTCCGCTTATGCCTGTTGTGCGCACGCAAGCGTCTCGATCGACCCTCGACtctcgctcttgtcgccaataggcaagattACACATTGTAAACCAAAGCACCCGCTCGATCCCTTCGAGCATTGAGAGATACACTTTCGCATAAGGCTAACGTCATTATCGGACAATAGACAAGAGCGCGTCGTACGATCCGATTTCAAAACTCTCGGATTACGACAGTGAGGGTATATGACTTGCATTGGCAGTCGTCCAAAATGGGACCCAGTGAAAATATCAAACTAAAATGTCTGTCACGTGGTGAACAATGAGCCTACATTGTCGCTTCGAAACATTAATGGAGTTGCTGATTTAACAGTTTTCAAGCCATTTCTCCATAATGAGAAAAGTGTACTTAAAAAGAATACTTCTGGATCGCCAGATCAAGTAACTAAGTTTTCCCTGTTACCAAATAATTAACCAATAACAATCCCTTAAACTATGCACTTAATAATGCTAAACACCACCTTctcaattatttaattaattatttcattaaGCATCAATATCTCAGCCTTGGATCATATGCCCCCTTTTCCCACTATTTTGAATGATTAGTTCGTTAATTGGATTTGAAGAGAAAATGTGGGAGCAGAATCCTATTATTCGAGTATAAAAGATACTCTCTTCAGAGACGTGCATGGCATTGTTAAATGGAAAGTAATTTACCAATGAAGTCTTGCCTTATTAGTAAAAACTAAGATATATATTTTGATGTGTAGGATACTAGGAGATATATAATATCGAGGATTTCTAAACCTATACAGAAGTGAGTATCAATACAGAAAATTGAGTACCAATACTAGTATTTTAGTATTAATATCTCCACTTCCATATCTACTCTATAATTTATAACATCCTATATTCCCATAGAGAAGATCTCATTATtggacttttttttattaaagtggGGGAAAAACATGGATATTTTCAAATTGAAAGAAGTGCATATCTTTGTTACATTGGAAAATTTAAACTATTATTAAAATCGTAGGGAAAGATGTGCATCTGGCTAAGTATCACTTTCTACCTTTATGCTATAACTCATTTTGTtgttttaagtgaatatatttaGAGATGTGATCTCAATCATTCGCTAATAATCTCGCATCACATTTTACGGGTTACTAATCCTTACATAATAAACTTTATTAAAGCACAAAACAAGTTATTATTATAAACTAATAAATTTTCATGGATATTGTAGACGCACATCGTCTCTCTATTTTCCGATTGATTGAATCAAATTCATCTATTGTTTTGTACTCCCATATATGTAGTAGTAACAAGTATGGCCTAGGTCTAACACAATAACTTTgtaacactactacaaaaatctCCAAAGAGACCCAAGAAAACAGATCCATTAGTGTgtataacgggtctctttagtTAATAAGACCTCATATTATAAATAAGAGGTCTCTTATGTAATCATGGGCCCACTTACTAAACAATAGAAGATATAAAAGAGACCCGTTAGCGCAAAAAAAGGTCTCTCGTTCACCAAGTGAAAAAGAAGAGACCTGTTATCTGCTATATGAGGTCTGCTCAAACCATAACCCCTATTTCTTTCTCCCTTCCATGTAccagcgcaaaaaaaaaaacgaatccTTTAATTTCAGATCTAATTGTATTCCCAGCGCTCATTCATCTCAAACTTCTCACTCCTTTATTCTCAATCAAAACCCCTAATTTATATTATTGCAGATCACCATTTTCAGAAGCTCATCGAAATTCAAtaaaagaaccctaatttttgaAATATGAATCTCAATTTCTCACTTTAATTGATGCAAAAGTTTCCAATTTTTCCATTTAAAAGTGTATCAGCCTTGGAGGTTTCATATGGGGAGTC encodes:
- the LOC110805594 gene encoding serine/threonine-protein kinase WAG1-like: MDDDTFYYSQDTDLDLSFTSTTTDRTFGSSSARSSLARSSLTLSFNERISTTAGPTHHHHQNIIRPHRREDPHWSAIHAATNLSPDGRLHLRHLKLLRILGTGNLGRVFLCRIRDYHHSSPNSHFALKVVDKDSLSPKKLSHVQTEAEILSLLDHPFLPTLYAHVEVSHYTCLLIDYCSGGDLHSLLRKQPNYRLPASAVKFYAAEVLVALEYLHSLGVVYRDLKPENILLKEDGHIMLSDFDLCFKSDVTAKIERCDHDSNQTGRVKSRRRRRSDKTTGRDEFVAEPTGAFSKSCVGTHEYLAPELVSGNGHGNGVDWWGFGVLLYELLYGTTPFKGVNKEATLRNIASSRDMKFGYVEEREVEDDKDMVAAKDLIEKLLVKDPRKRMGAIRGAAEIKKHPFFYGVKWALIRSYRPPEVRGGLVRKSKSYITGVHKRRKWWWRSLNQLLRKNKGSKVSHNNSSINCGIVNNIN